Proteins from a single region of Oncorhynchus nerka isolate Pitt River linkage group LG18, Oner_Uvic_2.0, whole genome shotgun sequence:
- the LOC115146400 gene encoding interphotoreceptor matrix proteoglycan 1-like — protein MHLRTGLFLTLFLFTLAAPRIKDLQVQDLFGIRDVKYKHFLESLRPVKHTTNVKMIKDLDRQRTKRSTFFTTGVKICPQEKMKEVISNHRAYYKLRVCQEAIWEAFRIFLDRVPNSEEYKHWTYACQHGSLCLDEVARNFSSTQEHIDMVARRVAEQEKIQKESLIVNVVKHLFLISSGEVPTAGGTEIEKCSKTPSELFSIPNEAGDITEIPNIVPDEAVIEEQIVEFSVTIADPGYSELLQRDPAAPQYHDITRNLHDTMVHVFDKLPGYKDLRVLGFRLVEFRSDDVSVRYAVVFETNGEDHDTESKTTLEPGTETVIYTNGHRLKDLVSKALSEETSLPVDIQTLSFEPDPTVSLRNELEATTLETLLEEVVGHTEGFLPTVAVGEEFLKDFTDTPEELTVVPLGDSVTVLLTEATTASPAIEVTPNSPQEELSESPPSEEVELPPVAATDEMLEAEATDEMLEVDATEEMLEIEEPAVDVTEETTEVEEPAVDVTEETTEVEATEETIEVEEPAVDVTEETTEVEEPAVDVTEETTEVEEPAVDVTEETTEVEEHAVDVTEETIEVEEPAVDVTEETTEVEEPAVDVTEETTEVEEPAVDVTEETTEVEEPAVDVTEETTEVEEPAVDVTEETTEVEEPAVDVTEETTEVEEPAVDVTEETIEVEEPAVDVTEETTEVEEPAVDVTEETIEVEATERTLDVEETTVDVTEETTEVEATERTLDVEEPAVDVTEETIEVEATERTLDVEETAVDVTEETFKVEEPPVDVTQETIEVEEPAVDVTEETIAVEEPLDITEETIEVKAKEGTLDVEEPAVDVKEETSEVEATEGTLDVEESAVDSTEKTIEVEQSLVDATEQTIDIENTVDATEDYLWVWPPVTRTAVTEQPTTKMITLFPPEEDAEETLPTVEPKEDEGPTTTEATLEKQPDGDNQMITTTASLHVEPTSIETFTTVTQSPNMPLSEDDVIQAEPEEVPSANFPPGPSEGWDTLQDEEPLETDVDISNDSDIQEDVEKVEDGTEAANTLDEFGSGLEGPFESTAPPALTHMNTPLMASTGKAKEMVVFFSLRVTNMMFSEDLFNKSSPEYRSLENTFLQLNQFSEPRDSPNPGASKSGTGRQRTLASIPLLPYLQSNLTGFKQLEILNFRNGSVVVNSKMKVEKDVPHNLTQAVHCVLEDFCNAASKRLDIEIDSRYLDIEPADQADPCKFLACNEFSQCVVNSWTQEAECLCDPGYSTTNGLPCQSICNLEEEYCFNGGLCDIIQGHGATCRCPVGKYWHYHGVRCNELVSLPVDPAIFIACLVGSLTLVCAIIGILVFINKKCFGNRKTVTLVHTIAPYAFENTLRVNPVFENDDGILTQVSSISTPAPSSSGTGSSQTSEQEAFRAIENIHLSIEFPRQLYTTRPDKLVSEMVDFHHCIPHNETWRPPNEYRTCCLLRASENECFEVTVL, from the exons TTTGTCAGGAAGCGATATGGGAGGCCTTCCGTATCTTCTTGGACAGGGTTCCTAACTCCGAGGAGTACAAACACTGGACCTACGCATGCCAGCatggctctctctgtctggatgAGGTGGCCAGGAACTTCAGTAGTACCCAGGAACACATTGACATGGTGGCCAGA AGAGTTGCTGAACAGGAGAAGATCCAGAAagaaag TTTGATTGTAAATGTTGTAAAACATCTATTCTTGATTTCCAGTGGTGAAGTACCAACAGCTGGAGGAACTGAGATTGAGAAAT GCTCGAAAACTCCATCAGAACTGTTTAGCATTCCGAATGAAGCAGGGGAC ATAACAGAGATTCCAAACATTGTACCAGATGAGGCGGTTATTGAGGAGCAGATAGTGGAGTTCAGTGTCACCATAGCTGACCCTGGCTACAGTGAACTTCTTCAGAGAGACCCTGCAGCTCCCCAGTACCATGACATCACACGCAATCTCCACGATACG ATGGTTCACGTTTTTGACAAACTTCCTGGGTATAAAGATCTTCGTGTTTTGGGATTTCGGTTGGTTGAATTTAG ATCTGATGATGTGTCAGTCCGCTATGCTGTGGTGTTTGAGACGAATGGAGAAGACCATGACACAGAATCTAAAACCACTCTAGAACCAGGCACAGAGACAGTTATTTACACAAACGGGCACAGACTGAAGGATCTGGTTTCCAAGGCCTTGAGCGAAGAGACATCCCTGCCTGTGGACATACAAACACTCAGTTTTGAACCTG ATCCCACTGTTTCTCTACGCAATGAGTTGGAAGCGACTACCTTGGAGACCTTGCTAGAGGAGGTTGTTGGGCACACTGAAGGTTTCTTACCAACTGTTGCTGTCGGAGAGGAATTTCTTAAAGATTTTACAGACACACCCGAGGAACTCACTGTTGTGCCTTTAGGTGACTCAGTTACTGTTCTCCTCACTGAGGCTACCACTGCCTCCCCTGCCATTGAAGTAACTCCCAATTCTCCCCAAGAGGAACTTAGTGAGAGTCCTCCCTCAGAAGAAGTAGAGTTGCCTCCAGTGGCGGCTACAGATGAGATGCTTGAGGCAGAGGCTACAGATGAGATGCTTGAGGTAGATGCTACAGAGGAGATGCTTGAGATAGAGGAACCTGCAGTGGATGTTACAGAGGAGACGACTGAGGTAGAGGAGCCTGCAGTGGATGTTACAGAGGAGACGACTGAGGTAGAGGCTACAGAGGAGACGATTGAGGTAGAGGAGCCTGCAGTGGATGTTACAGAGGAGACGACTGAGGTAGAGGAGCCTGCAGTGGATGTTACAGAGGAGACGACTGAGGTAGAGGAGCCTGCAGTGGATGTTACAGAGGAGACAACTGAGGTAGAGGAGCATGCAGTGGATGTTACAGAGGAGACGATTGAGGTAGAGGAGCCTGCAGTGGATGTTACAGAGGAGACGACTGAGGTAGAGGAGCCTGCAGTGGATGTTACAGAGGAGACGACTGAGGTAGAGGAGCCTGCAGTGGATGTTACAGAGGAGACGACTGAGGTAGAGGAGCCTGCAGTGGATGTTACAGAGGAGACGACTGAGGTAGAGGAGCCTGCAGTGGATGTTACAGAGGAGACGACTGAGGTAGAGGAGCCTGCAGTGGATGTTACAGAGGAGACGACTGAGGTAGAGGAGCCTGCAGTGGATGTTACAGAGGAGACGATTGAGGTAGAGGAGCCTGCAGTGGATGTTACAGAGGAGACGACTGAGGTAGAGGAGCCTGCAGTGGATGTTACAGAGGAGACGATTGAGGTAGAGGCAACAGAGAGGACGCTTGACGTAGAGGAGACTACAGTGGATGTTACAGAGGAGACGACTGAGGTAGAGGCTACAGAGAGGACGCTTGATGTAGAGGAGCCTGCAGTGGATGTTACAGAGGAGACGATTGAGGTAGAGGCTACAGAGAGGACGCTTGATGTAGAGGAGACTGCAGTGGATGTTACAGAGGAGACGTTTAAAGTAGAGGAGCCTCCAGTGGATGTTACACAGGAGACAATTGAGGTAGAGGAGCCTGCTGTGGATGTTACAGAGGAGACGATTGCAGTAGAGGAGCCGCTGGATATTACAGAGGAGACGATTGAGGTAAAGGCTAAAGAGGGGACTCTTGACGTAGAGGAGCCTGCAGTGGATGTTAAAGAAGAGACATCTGAGGTAGAGGCTACAGAGGGGACACTTGATGTAGAGGAGTCTGCAGTGGATTCTACAGAGAAGACGATTGAGGTAGAGCAGTCTCTAGTGGATGCTACAGAGCAGACGATTGATATAGAGAACACTGTGGATGCGACAGAGGACTACCTTTGGGTTTGGCCACCAGTTACAAGAACGGCTGTTACAGAACAGCCTACCACCAAAATGATTACTCTCTTCCCCCCCGAGGAAGATGCTGAGGAGACCCTCCCAACTGTTGAACCAAAGGAAGATGAAG gaCCCACAACTACTGAGGCGACTTTAGAGAAGCAACCAGACGGAGACAATCAAATGATCACCACTACAGCATCTCTACACGTAGAACCTACATCCATCGAAACATTCACCACTGTTACACAATCACCAAACATGCCTTTATCTGAGGATGATGTCATCCAAGCAGAACCTGAGGAAGTCCCCTCAGCAAATTTTCCCCCTGGACCTTCAGAAGGATGGGACACTCTCCAAGATGAGGAACCACTTGAGACGGACGTGGATATCTCTAATGACTCGGACATACAGGAGGATGTGGAAAAGGTAGAGGACGGTACAGAAGCCGCCAATACGCTGGACGAGTTTGGCAGTGGATTAGAAGGCCCATTTGAGTCCACCGCACCCCCAGCACTCACACACATGAACACTCCTTTAATGGCCAGTACTGGAAAAGCCAAAGAAATGGTGGTGTTCTTTAGTTTGCGAGTCACTAACATGATGTTTTCAGAGGACCTGTTCAACAAAAGCTCTCCCGAGTACAGGTCATTGGAGAATACCTTTCTTCAGCTG AACCAGTTCTCTGAGCCCAGAGACTCGCCAAATCCTGGAGCCAGTAAATCTGGGACTGGGAGACAGAGGACGTTAGCTTCAATACCG CTTCTCCCATATCTGCAATCTAATTTGACAGGATTTAAGCAATTGGAAATCCTCAACTTCAGGAATGGTAGTGTTGTGGTGAACAGCAAGATGAAAGTAGAAAAAGATGTGCCACATAACCTGACACAGGCCGTTCACTGTGTGCTAGAAGACTTCTGCAACGCTGCATCCAAACGACTAGACATTGAGATTGACAGTCGCTACCTGGACATAGAACCTG CTGACCAAGCAGATCCCTGCAAGTTCTTGGCCTGCAATGAGTTCTCCCAATGTGTGGTAAACAGTTGGACCCAGGAGGCTGAGTGTTTGTGTGACCCTGGCTACAGCACTACGAACGGTCTGCCCTGCCAGAGCATTTGTAACTTGGAGGAAGAATACTGCTTCAACGGGGGCCTTTGTGACATCATCCAGGGTCATGGAGCCACCTGCAG ATGTCCTGTAGGGAAATACTGGCACTATCACGGAGTGCGCTGCAATGAGCTGGTGTCACTGCCTGTAGATCCAGCCATTTTCATAGCCTGCCTCGTGGGAAGCCTCACCTTGGTTTGTGCCATCATAGGCATCTTGGTATTCATAAACAAGAAATGTTTCGGGAACCGAAAGACTGTGACTTTAGT GCATACAATTGCTCCCTATGCCTTTGAGAACACATTGAGAGTGAACCCTGTTTTTGAAAATGATGATGGCATCTTGACTCAAGTATCCAGCATAAGTACACCAGCACCCTCGAGTAGTGGTACTGGTTCTTCTCAAACATCAGAGCAAGAAGCTTTTCGCGCTATTGAAAATATACATCTAAGTATTGAG TTCCCCAGACAGCTCTACACAACCAGACCCGACAAGCTGGTCTCTGAAATGGTAGATTTCCATCACTGTATACCACACAACGAG ACATGGCGACCACCGAATGAGTACCGAACCTGTTGCCTGTTAAGGGCATCAGAAAACGAATGCTTTGAGGTAACTGTTCTTTGA